The sequence TTCGTCAGCAAGAATGACAAAGCGATCGCCAACCCAATGAATGCGGGGGAGTGGAGAGGCTTCTTGGGAGTATCTAGCGATCGCTGGATACTCCACGATTCTCACTTGCAGTTCTGTTGCAATTCCTGTTCGGTATAGCGGCAGTAGCACATCAGCAATTTCTTGGGCTTGGGAGTGTGCCTGCTCAGGAAGATGGAGATAGAGCGTGAACGCCCACTGGTTATCAGGATCTTTTGCACATTCAACAATTTCGATATTGCCCGCATAGCGAGTTTCTGCCAGCAAGGTACAAACCCAATCGACTGCTTCGCTGGTTGTATCCAGGCTTAACTCCATCCAAGACATATCTTTACCAAGTGATATTTACCGTGATGTTTATCGAGTAATGTTTAATGTCACATCGCTCATGCCCCACACAGCAAAAAACTGACAAAACAAATCTTGCCTAGCCGTTGACAAGTCACCATCAGAAGAAACAACTCTACCCTGAAGTAACCGTCCGTCATCTGTTTCTAAATTTAACCACAGTTCACCCGCTTTATCCTGACTCAGCAGCAAGCGACCATTGGCTAACACTTATCCTGCCCGACTAGTTGATTGCACACCGCCTCTCAAACTTTCCTATAAGACTTTCCTAAACATGCCTGAACACCGATCGCTCATCTATGATGACAGGATATGTGCCGTTGTGAGCGGAGATGCTGAATCAGGGATGGATTTATCGGGAACAGGTGAAACCTGCCAATGTGGGTCAAACGCTAGTGGCATACTACACTCAGCACTATCAGCATTCGAGCGAACTGGAGTGGCGATCGCGCATTGCGGCGGGGCAAGTGTGGGTGAATGGTCAGGTAGCAACGGCTGAAACAACGCTGCGATCGGGGCAAGCTTTGACCTATCATCGTGAACCGTGGGAAGAGCCAGAGGTGCCATTGACGTTTGAGGTACTTTACGAAGATAGGGATTTACTGGTAATTGCTAAACCAGCGGGGTTACCTGTGCTACCAGGCGGCGGTTTTTTAGAGCACACCTTATTATGGCAACTACAATTGCAGTATCCGGAGGAAACGCCTGTGCCCATTCATCGATTAGGACGCGGTACTTCGGGTTTGATGTTGATGGCACGATCGCCCCGTGCTAAGTCACAGTTAAGCAAGCAAATGCGCGATCGAAAAATTTGTAAAACCTATCGAGCGCTAGTGCAGAATCCCTTGAGCACCGATGCCGCGATTCCCGATCGCTTCATAGTTACCCAGGCGATCGGGAAAGTGCCCCACCCCCTTTTAGGCTATATTTATGGCGCAACTGCCACAGGACAGTTTGCCCACAGCGACTGTCAGGTGCTTCAGCGCAACACTCAAACGACACTTTTAGAAGTGATTATTTTGACAGGGCGACCGCATCAAATTCGCATTCATTTATCGTTTATGGGTTATCCTCTGGTGGGCGATCCGCTGTATGCTATGGGCGGCGTAGCGCAGTTTGTTGACGGTGCGGTTGTGGTTCCAGGAGATTGTGGGTATTGGCTACATGCTTATCGGCTGGGGTTTACGCATCCTCGCACAGGGGCATTAATGGATTGGGTTTGTCCTCCTTTGGCTCCTCTGGCTCATTGAACACTGCGTTTCTTAAACTATCTTTTTACTATTTATTACTTTGTCTTATTACCATCTTCACCCTGACGCTTTACCGATCGCTTACCTAGGAAAATTGCAGCGTAAAATACTGGCTTGTCCTTACTTTGCGGTTAATAATTTGAATCGTGATTTTGTGGGCACTAAGGGATTTTCTGTGGTTTTCCGACGATCGCACCTCGCCACTGTCGAGCAACAGTTTCCGTATTTTAAGCCCTATCTTGAACGAGCCTTACAGCCTGATTGCAATGCGTTTTACCTGAATCCGCTGCTGCTAAAAACAGGCTCACGGGTTGATCCTCATATTGATCGATCGCTGCGTTCTTATTGCAAAACAATTGAGCCACCCCAGGTTGTCAGCGTGTTATATGTGAATGTGCCAGAAGAGTTACAAGGAGGAGAGTTAGTGTTGCGATCGCATAAACGGCAGGTTGGAAAAATCTGTCCTCAAACCAATACGTTGCTCTTTTTCCAAGGAGATTTAACTCATTCTATTAATGCAGTTGTGGGAAATCGCTTAAGCCTGGTTTGTGAGCAGTACAACTTAGAGGAAGTTGAGCTAGAGGATATTCCAGAGTTTAGGTTGGAGTCTAGAGTGATTAAGATATAAGGGGCGATCGGCGGCGTTAGGGCAGGTAAAAAAATAATTGACCTGTTGGGCTAGTTATCCAAGTTTGGGCAACACCAGGAAAGGATGCCGCATTGACGCATTAACGCACGCTCCTCTACCCTGTTACTTATACAGGATAGATTTTGAAACGCACGCAACCCTCATTAACTCAAATCCTCGATCGCTTTTGGCACCCCTTCTGTTAACACCTCACACCCCTGAGCCGTTACCAGAACATCGTCTTCAATGCGAATGCCAATGCCGTGCCAACGCGAATCAACTTCTGGCTGACCTTCGACAGGTTTAATGAACGGAGAAATATAAAGTCCGGGTTCGACTGTTAAAACTTGTCCAGGTTCTAAATTATGGGGCGTTTCGCCATGCTGATAAACTCCTACATCATGGACATCCAACCCTAGCCAATGCCCAGTGCGATGCATGTAAAAAGGCTTGTACTTTTCTTCTTTGATAATTTCTTCAATATCGCCCACTAGCAAACCTAAATCCATTAAGCCTTCCACCAACACGCGCACGGCAGTGTCGTGAATTTGCTTGTAGGGGTTGCCGGGATGCACTTGGGCGATCGCTTTCATCTGCGCTGCCAAAACAATTTCATACAAAATCTTTTGCTCGGCGGTAAATTTGCCGCCCACTGGAAACGTCCGAGTAATATCTGCGTTGTAATACTCGTAGGCGCATCCTGCATCAATTAACAGAAGTTCGTTATCTTGCATCTGCCGCGTGTTTTCCGTGTAGTGCAACACACAAGCATTTGCCCCCGATGCCACGATGGAAGGGTATGCCACAACTGTTCCACGCAATCCAAAGGTATGTTCAATTTCGGCTTGTACTTGGTATTCATATTTTCCAGGGCTCGCAAATTCCCTGGCGCGGTTATGGGCATCGACCGAAATTGCCGCCGCTGTTCGCATCAGGTCTAGCTCGGCAGGGCTTTTGATTTGGCGCAGCGCATGGAGCGTGGGCGCTGGATCTTCGATGCCAGTCGGACCTGTGCCGCGTTTCGGGTAGGTTGCCATCAACGCTTGCCATTGACCCAGAATCATTTCGTTAAAACGGCGATCGCGCCCTAATTTATAGTAAATTCGGTCTGCTTTTTCTAAATATTGAGGCAGCTTTTCCTTGAGGTCAGCGATTGAATACACTTCATCTGCCCCAAACCTTTCCTTTGCCGCCTCTACTCCCACCCGATAGCCCGTCCAGGTTTCTTTTTCCAGATCTTTAGGCTGAACAAATAACACAAAGTGATGCTCTTCGTGTTGTGTCGTCAGCACGGCTACAGCGTTCGCCTCATTAAACCCGGTTAGGTAAAAGAAATCGCTGTCTTGTCGAAAGTTGTACTCTACGTCGTTATGCATAACTGCCATGGGCGAACTGCGGAACACTGCCGTTCCTTTGCCGATTTTCGCGAGTAACTGTTGACGACGTTGAGCGTATTCCGTCTGCATAAAGTTTTTGGGTAATGAGAGTATGGTTTGAATTTTATCGTAGGTTGATTGGGCTTTGAGGCAAGGACTCCTGACTGAAAGGGGAACACTTAGAAAAGATCTACCCCGCCCTCGATCGCAACAGGAGCAACCCTTGGCACAAGAACGAGCATTTTGGCTTGCCTGGTCAAACATCCCAGGAACAGGCTCAATCTTAATCCAACGTTTGCGGCAGCACTTTGGTACACTGGCGGCTGCCTGGGTCGCCCCGATCGCCGAACTAGAAGCCGTCTATGGTTTTGGAGTCCAGAACACAGCGACGATCGCTTCTGCCCGCAGTGCTATTGATCCCGAAAATCTGCTGCAACAACATGAACAAGCCAATCCTGGTTTTTGGACACCTGCCGATGATGACTATCCCCAGTTGCTACTAGAAATTCCTGATTTTCCACCGATTTTGTACTATCAAGGAACCGTCGATCGCTTAGAAAATCAGGGCAGTGTACCTGCGATCGCCATTGTCGGCACCCGCAGCCCATCGGATTACGGCAAGCGCTGGACTCAAAAATTGACGATTCAACTCACCCAAGCAGGATTCACTATAGTTTCAGGGCTGGCAGCCGGAATTGATACCGAAGCACATTACGCTTGCTTAAAAGCAGGAGGCAGAACGATCGCCGTTTTGGGTACAGGCGTTGATGTCACCTATCCTTACAGCAATCGCAGTTTGGCTCAAAGCATCATCAAACATGGGCTTTTGGTCAGTGAATATGCGGCTGGCACTCAGCCCGATCGCACCAATTTTCCGCGTCGTAACCGCATAATCGCCGGACTCAGCCGCGCCACCCTGGTGATTGAAGCGCCCCAAAAATCAGGTGCGCTGATCACTGCCCGCCTCGCCAATGATTACAATCGGGACGTATACGCCTTGCCCGGCTCACTAGATAATCCTGCCTCGCGGGGCAGCTTAGAGCTACTCAACCAAGGCGCTCAGGTGATTTTGGGAGAAGCCGAGCTATTAGAAGCGTTGGGCAATATCCCTCAACTACATTCCACCACCCAACTTTCTTTATTAGCTTTAGAGCCGCCAGCACCACCACCCGATTTGCCACCCGAGCTACAGACAATTTTTCAGGTGATTCCAGTCATTTCAGCAGAGGCGATCGCCCTTGATCACATTATTGAGCAAACTGGACAACCCACTGGTGCGGTTCTCAGTGC is a genomic window of Timaviella obliquedivisa GSE-PSE-MK23-08B containing:
- a CDS encoding RluA family pseudouridine synthase — encoded protein: MNQGWIYREQVKPANVGQTLVAYYTQHYQHSSELEWRSRIAAGQVWVNGQVATAETTLRSGQALTYHREPWEEPEVPLTFEVLYEDRDLLVIAKPAGLPVLPGGGFLEHTLLWQLQLQYPEETPVPIHRLGRGTSGLMLMARSPRAKSQLSKQMRDRKICKTYRALVQNPLSTDAAIPDRFIVTQAIGKVPHPLLGYIYGATATGQFAHSDCQVLQRNTQTTLLEVIILTGRPHQIRIHLSFMGYPLVGDPLYAMGGVAQFVDGAVVVPGDCGYWLHAYRLGFTHPRTGALMDWVCPPLAPLAH
- a CDS encoding 2OG-Fe(II) oxygenase, translating into MSYYHLHPDALPIAYLGKLQRKILACPYFAVNNLNRDFVGTKGFSVVFRRSHLATVEQQFPYFKPYLERALQPDCNAFYLNPLLLKTGSRVDPHIDRSLRSYCKTIEPPQVVSVLYVNVPEELQGGELVLRSHKRQVGKICPQTNTLLFFQGDLTHSINAVVGNRLSLVCEQYNLEEVELEDIPEFRLESRVIKI
- a CDS encoding aminopeptidase P N-terminal domain-containing protein, with the protein product MQTEYAQRRQQLLAKIGKGTAVFRSSPMAVMHNDVEYNFRQDSDFFYLTGFNEANAVAVLTTQHEEHHFVLFVQPKDLEKETWTGYRVGVEAAKERFGADEVYSIADLKEKLPQYLEKADRIYYKLGRDRRFNEMILGQWQALMATYPKRGTGPTGIEDPAPTLHALRQIKSPAELDLMRTAAAISVDAHNRAREFASPGKYEYQVQAEIEHTFGLRGTVVAYPSIVASGANACVLHYTENTRQMQDNELLLIDAGCAYEYYNADITRTFPVGGKFTAEQKILYEIVLAAQMKAIAQVHPGNPYKQIHDTAVRVLVEGLMDLGLLVGDIEEIIKEEKYKPFYMHRTGHWLGLDVHDVGVYQHGETPHNLEPGQVLTVEPGLYISPFIKPVEGQPEVDSRWHGIGIRIEDDVLVTAQGCEVLTEGVPKAIEDLS
- the dprA gene encoding DNA-processing protein DprA; protein product: MAQERAFWLAWSNIPGTGSILIQRLRQHFGTLAAAWVAPIAELEAVYGFGVQNTATIASARSAIDPENLLQQHEQANPGFWTPADDDYPQLLLEIPDFPPILYYQGTVDRLENQGSVPAIAIVGTRSPSDYGKRWTQKLTIQLTQAGFTIVSGLAAGIDTEAHYACLKAGGRTIAVLGTGVDVTYPYSNRSLAQSIIKHGLLVSEYAAGTQPDRTNFPRRNRIIAGLSRATLVIEAPQKSGALITARLANDYNRDVYALPGSLDNPASRGSLELLNQGAQVILGEAELLEALGNIPQLHSTTQLSLLALEPPAPPPDLPPELQTIFQVIPVISAEAIALDHIIEQTGQPTGAVLSALSHLELMGLIAQMPGMRYRREG